The following proteins come from a genomic window of Paraburkholderia sprentiae WSM5005:
- a CDS encoding aromatic ring-hydroxylating oxygenase subunit alpha has protein sequence MNVKAKTGTVLYPETGPDGLPLTPLTQEFYTSELWYERDIEIVFSRRWLFVCHISELPNSGDYTTFELGKISIIVSRGQTGEVHAFHNVCRHRGTRLREPGKGNARVFTCQFHAWSYNTDGTLRLAPHMPDLDKACYNAKSVWSEVWNGMIFVNLQTEKPKSVADYLQNADVRGHRLESAKVIAKKDYVTKANWKINGETFQECYHCGIVHKATLGNIINPITTYTAYDDVAPVAGNDMEYMIFSDNLTEGQFAPGVKTETMDGQFVTKRLMGDGPEPQAAKLLSWFPNFSVGAWPDFAVVVDWIPVSAQETLFRTRWLVHADAVEGVDYDVDTVIELTDLANIEDKKIVELQQQGVNSPAYIPGPYQIPLEDYARKYIAHYLAMVKEVGTWSR, from the coding sequence ATGAATGTTAAAGCAAAAACGGGTACTGTTCTGTATCCGGAGACTGGACCCGATGGGTTACCGTTGACGCCATTAACGCAAGAATTCTACACGTCGGAGTTGTGGTACGAGCGGGATATTGAAATAGTGTTCAGTCGCAGATGGCTTTTTGTGTGTCATATTTCGGAGTTGCCAAATTCCGGAGATTATACGACTTTCGAGTTGGGAAAAATCAGCATCATCGTATCCCGCGGGCAGACCGGTGAAGTCCATGCCTTCCACAACGTGTGTCGGCATAGAGGCACGCGTCTGCGTGAACCGGGTAAAGGTAATGCGCGTGTATTTACCTGCCAGTTTCATGCGTGGTCATACAACACCGACGGCACACTTCGCCTAGCTCCCCACATGCCTGACCTTGATAAGGCATGTTATAACGCGAAGAGTGTTTGGAGCGAAGTTTGGAACGGCATGATTTTCGTTAATCTACAAACCGAAAAGCCGAAATCGGTCGCTGATTACCTTCAGAATGCTGATGTCCGTGGACACCGCTTGGAGAGCGCTAAGGTTATTGCCAAAAAGGATTATGTGACCAAGGCTAACTGGAAGATCAATGGCGAAACTTTTCAGGAATGCTATCACTGCGGAATTGTTCACAAAGCCACGCTCGGGAACATTATCAATCCCATCACGACTTATACGGCTTATGACGATGTGGCGCCGGTGGCCGGGAACGATATGGAGTATATGATTTTCTCGGACAACTTGACCGAGGGGCAATTTGCTCCGGGTGTTAAAACCGAGACCATGGATGGTCAATTCGTGACGAAGCGACTGATGGGCGATGGTCCAGAGCCGCAGGCGGCCAAATTATTGTCTTGGTTCCCGAATTTTTCCGTTGGTGCTTGGCCGGACTTTGCTGTTGTTGTTGACTGGATTCCGGTCTCGGCGCAGGAGACGCTTTTCAGGACCCGATGGCTGGTTCATGCCGATGCCGTTGAGGGGGTCGATTATGACGTCGATACAGTCATTGAGCTTACTGATCTGGCCAATATTGAAGACAAGAAAATCGTTGAGCTTCAACAGCAGGGTGTAAATTCGCCCGCTTATATTCCCGGCCCTTATCAAATCCCTCTCGAGGATTATGCGCGAAAGTATATTGCGCATTACCTCGCCATGGTAAAAGAAGTTGGCACTTGGTCGCGATGA
- a CDS encoding nuclear transport factor 2 family protein, translating into MQVRIPHQVTMVQRQDLEDTVTNLTDPGASSEKQIWVNDELTEQERGNLAVLYDFWLCWKTLPVDINRLGSFFAPDVTVRTGWRGEHVVHGREQVLEMYAQEIERQTAYGEISDFRFPVVVAKGPVIFHTWIWIAQSKQLGYHIERPMAASYLITNGQIERWDSYCTGLESEPGYTGGNGPDGL; encoded by the coding sequence ATGCAAGTAAGGATTCCACATCAAGTTACCATGGTGCAGCGCCAGGATCTGGAGGATACCGTTACAAACCTCACCGATCCAGGTGCTTCTAGCGAGAAACAAATCTGGGTAAACGACGAGTTGACCGAGCAAGAGCGTGGTAATTTGGCAGTGCTGTATGATTTCTGGCTGTGTTGGAAAACGCTCCCTGTCGACATTAACAGACTTGGCAGTTTTTTTGCGCCTGACGTTACCGTGCGGACAGGTTGGCGCGGTGAGCACGTCGTACACGGGCGGGAGCAGGTCCTGGAGATGTATGCTCAGGAAATCGAGCGCCAAACCGCCTATGGCGAGATTTCAGATTTCCGGTTTCCAGTGGTAGTCGCGAAAGGGCCCGTCATATTTCATACCTGGATCTGGATTGCCCAGTCAAAACAGCTTGGTTACCACATCGAACGACCAATGGCCGCGTCATATCTGATTACAAATGGACAAATCGAGCGCTGGGACAGTTATTGTACTGGCCTCGAGTCTGAACCCGGCTATACGGGCGGGAACGGGCCTGACGGGCTGTGA
- a CDS encoding LysR family transcriptional regulator, producing MSQQDRLLNLSEKDILLLKIFESVVRAGGYTAAEACLNKSKSAISIHISTLEARLGKTLCHRGRAGFSLTPEGEQIYTICQDLFSDLNGYRERLNHVSSLVGGVLRVALDDTIYGHFPVLENVFDKINNGATTKFLEVYFTSPERVLKMLAGGEADIGIGAVPREIPETKAYFLYEDSLALYCGAKHPLFHKNEDEITDSELAKCEGVDFWAYQDPEFEAAMNSFSVTARSGQAMARLLLVLSGKWVSLLPRDFAAEWVATGRLREIRRVKISSKQKYYAVVRSEIASNTLCKQMVHELKRAFVTDVQCCVLASS from the coding sequence ATGTCACAACAAGATAGGCTGTTAAATCTCTCTGAGAAAGATATTCTCCTGTTGAAAATTTTTGAATCTGTTGTACGAGCTGGCGGGTACACGGCGGCAGAAGCTTGTCTTAACAAAAGCAAATCGGCAATTAGCATACATATCTCAACGCTGGAAGCGCGGCTTGGGAAAACACTTTGCCACCGAGGGCGTGCGGGTTTTTCATTAACCCCAGAGGGTGAGCAGATCTATACGATCTGCCAAGATTTATTTTCGGATCTTAACGGGTATCGCGAACGTCTCAATCACGTGTCGTCGCTTGTCGGTGGAGTTCTCAGGGTTGCCCTGGATGATACCATCTATGGTCATTTTCCGGTACTCGAAAATGTCTTTGACAAGATTAATAATGGTGCGACTACTAAATTTCTTGAAGTGTATTTCACCTCGCCGGAGCGGGTCCTGAAGATGCTTGCGGGTGGAGAGGCGGATATTGGTATAGGCGCGGTGCCACGCGAGATTCCGGAAACTAAAGCTTATTTTTTATACGAAGATTCTTTGGCCCTATATTGTGGTGCAAAGCATCCTCTCTTTCATAAAAACGAGGATGAAATTACTGACAGTGAACTCGCGAAATGCGAGGGTGTCGATTTTTGGGCTTATCAGGATCCAGAATTTGAAGCGGCGATGAATTCCTTCAGCGTGACGGCTAGATCCGGACAGGCTATGGCTCGGCTTCTGCTGGTACTTTCGGGAAAGTGGGTCAGCCTGCTGCCAAGAGATTTTGCTGCGGAATGGGTGGCCACTGGACGCCTGAGGGAAATTCGGCGGGTCAAAATTTCTTCCAAACAGAAATATTATGCGGTGGTTCGGAGCGAGATAGCTTCGAACACTTTGTGTAAGCAGATGGTGCACGAGCTAAAGCGAGCTTTTGTCACTGACGTTCAATGCTGTGTGCTGGCCTCCTCCTAG
- a CDS encoding polysaccharide deacetylase family protein: MANVSTELRAGCLFTEDSEDAIRDAISVVRAGDSLNPSAWPNGARVAVAITFDVDHEFPVYKLDPAILSLGQYGATTALPRILTLLKKHEIPATFFVPGMVQKIHPTTVPEILADGCHEVGLHGWVHERAPDLRDREEESTMISRAIEVLTEAAGGVRPVGYRAPSAAISEHTLELLEEHGVRYDSTLSGRDEPHELVLRGRKSALVEIPMSWEGTDYLFLHNDEFWQGSLPWPTAVLDVYKSDFDVAYNEGTIFNLVLHPQVIGRRSRLVILDQLISYIKSRNDVWFATLGQMAEYVSNK, encoded by the coding sequence ATGGCGAACGTCAGCACCGAGCTGCGAGCTGGATGTCTTTTTACGGAAGATTCTGAGGATGCGATTCGGGATGCGATCTCGGTCGTCCGAGCAGGCGATTCTCTGAATCCATCTGCATGGCCAAATGGTGCTCGAGTAGCGGTCGCTATCACGTTCGACGTGGATCACGAATTTCCGGTATACAAATTGGATCCCGCGATACTTTCGTTGGGCCAGTACGGCGCGACAACCGCGTTACCGAGAATCCTGACGCTGCTGAAAAAGCACGAAATTCCCGCGACCTTCTTTGTTCCGGGAATGGTGCAGAAGATCCATCCCACGACTGTGCCCGAGATTCTGGCTGACGGTTGTCATGAGGTCGGTCTCCATGGGTGGGTTCATGAGCGGGCTCCCGATCTTCGAGACCGGGAAGAAGAGTCCACGATGATCTCTCGAGCTATCGAGGTGCTGACCGAAGCGGCGGGCGGAGTCAGGCCTGTCGGTTATCGCGCGCCTAGTGCGGCTATCAGTGAGCACACGCTGGAACTGCTCGAAGAACATGGTGTGCGCTACGACAGCACTTTATCCGGGCGAGACGAGCCTCACGAGCTTGTTCTGCGGGGCAGGAAGTCTGCGCTTGTGGAGATCCCCATGTCTTGGGAAGGCACCGATTATCTTTTCCTGCACAACGACGAATTTTGGCAAGGTTCTCTGCCTTGGCCGACGGCTGTATTGGATGTTTATAAGAGCGATTTTGATGTTGCATACAATGAGGGCACGATTTTCAATCTTGTATTGCACCCCCAGGTCATCGGGCGACGGTCGAGGCTCGTTATCTTGGATCAATTGATTAGTTATATAAAATCAAGGAATGATGTCTGGTTCGCGACACTTGGTCAAATGGCTGAGTATGTGAGCAATAAATGA